One region of Micromonospora ureilytica genomic DNA includes:
- a CDS encoding isochorismatase family protein: protein MANALIIVDVQNDFCEGGSLAVAGGAGVAAGISRSLASEPDRWAHVVATKDYHVDPGAHFGDPPDFVESWPRHCVVGTTGSEFHRELDTARVEAIFHKGEHAAAYSGFEGHADDGECLADWLRRHDVDRVDVVGIATDHCVRATALDAAREGFATTVLLELTAAVAPATTDVAVRAMDGAGVIMHGQPVIRAA from the coding sequence ATGGCCAACGCGCTGATCATCGTGGACGTGCAGAACGACTTCTGCGAGGGCGGCTCGCTGGCCGTCGCCGGCGGCGCAGGGGTGGCCGCCGGCATCTCCCGGTCACTCGCCTCCGAGCCGGACCGGTGGGCGCACGTCGTCGCCACCAAGGACTACCACGTCGACCCGGGTGCCCACTTCGGCGATCCGCCGGACTTCGTGGAGTCCTGGCCCCGGCACTGCGTGGTCGGCACCACCGGTTCGGAATTCCACAGGGAACTGGACACCGCCCGGGTCGAGGCGATCTTCCACAAGGGCGAGCACGCGGCGGCGTACTCCGGTTTCGAGGGGCATGCCGACGACGGCGAGTGCCTGGCCGACTGGCTGCGTCGACACGACGTGGACCGGGTCGACGTGGTCGGCATCGCCACGGACCACTGCGTTCGGGCGACAGCGCTGGACGCCGCCCGGGAGGGTTTCGCCACCACCGTGCTGCTTGAGCTGACCGCCGCCGTCGCCCCGGCGACCACCGATGTGGCCGTCCGCGCGATGGACGGCGCCGGGGTGATCATGCACGGCCAGCCTGTGATCAGGGCCGCATAG
- the clpS gene encoding ATP-dependent Clp protease adapter ClpS, which yields MAAPQVVPVETPDTDEVPASDRQWVTIVWDDPVNLMTYVTWVFQKLFGYSRERAEQLMLDVHHKGRAVVSTGARERMEHDASQLHAYGLWATVDRS from the coding sequence ATGGCGGCTCCGCAGGTTGTACCGGTCGAGACGCCGGACACTGACGAGGTGCCGGCGTCCGACCGGCAGTGGGTGACCATCGTGTGGGACGACCCGGTCAACCTGATGACGTACGTGACCTGGGTTTTTCAGAAGCTTTTCGGCTACAGCCGGGAGAGGGCCGAACAGCTGATGCTGGACGTGCACCACAAGGGCCGTGCCGTGGTTTCCACAGGCGCCCGGGAGCGGATGGAGCACGACGCGTCGCAGCTGCACGCGTACGGGCTGTGGGCGACGGTGGACAGATCATGA
- a CDS encoding glycosyltransferase: MTGTAGGLRIVRLANFVTERSGGLRTALRHLGAGYRAAGHDPVLVIPGQRAADETYPWGRVVTVPGPQLPGSGGYRLLAGRRRLARLLADLAPDRLEVSDRSSLRWTGRWARTRGVPSVMVSHESLTGLLGQWGVPDPLRRPTADRLNRATSRAYDRIVCTTRWAAEEFDRIGADNVDLVPLGVDLDTFSPQRADPRVRERYADSTELLLVHCARLSPEKRPELAVQTLAELRRAGVPAVLVLAGDGPLRGALARRAAGLPVTFTGFLPDRAAVAALLASADVVLAPGPVETFGLAGLEALACGTPVVVNAASALPEVVGAAGLAAYGSGVSMAAAVTRLTARPEAGRRRAARARAEEFGWPAAVAGFLGVHDADVLRGTPSEVDRRTA; encoded by the coding sequence GTGACCGGTACCGCCGGCGGGCTGCGGATCGTGCGGCTCGCCAACTTCGTCACGGAACGCTCCGGCGGCCTGCGGACGGCGCTGCGGCATCTCGGTGCGGGCTACCGGGCGGCCGGGCACGATCCGGTGCTGGTGATACCCGGGCAGCGGGCCGCCGACGAGACGTACCCGTGGGGACGGGTGGTCACAGTGCCCGGGCCGCAACTGCCGGGCAGTGGCGGCTACCGGCTGCTGGCCGGCCGACGCCGGTTGGCCCGACTCCTCGCCGACCTGGCACCGGACCGGTTGGAGGTCTCCGACCGGTCGTCGCTGCGCTGGACGGGCCGGTGGGCGCGGACGCGCGGGGTGCCGTCGGTGATGGTGTCGCACGAGTCGCTGACCGGGCTGCTCGGCCAGTGGGGCGTGCCGGACCCGCTGCGCCGCCCGACCGCCGACCGCCTCAACCGGGCCACCAGTCGGGCGTACGACCGGATCGTCTGCACGACCCGATGGGCTGCCGAGGAGTTCGACCGGATCGGCGCCGACAACGTGGACCTCGTGCCGCTCGGGGTGGACCTGGACACCTTCTCCCCGCAGCGGGCCGACCCGCGGGTCCGCGAGCGGTACGCCGACTCCACCGAGTTGCTGTTGGTGCACTGCGCGCGGCTCTCCCCGGAGAAACGACCGGAGTTGGCCGTGCAGACCCTCGCCGAACTGCGCCGGGCGGGCGTACCGGCGGTGCTGGTGTTGGCCGGCGACGGCCCGCTACGCGGCGCGCTGGCCCGACGGGCGGCGGGGTTGCCTGTCACGTTCACCGGCTTCCTGCCAGACCGCGCCGCGGTGGCAGCGTTGCTGGCCAGCGCGGACGTGGTGCTGGCGCCGGGCCCGGTGGAGACCTTCGGTCTCGCCGGCCTGGAGGCGCTGGCCTGCGGCACTCCGGTGGTGGTCAACGCGGCCAGCGCGCTGCCCGAGGTGGTCGGCGCGGCCGGCCTGGCGGCGTACGGCTCGGGGGTGTCGATGGCGGCGGCGGTGACCCGCCTGACGGCCCGGCCGGAGGCGGGGCGGCGGCGGGCCGCCCGGGCACGGGCCGAGGAGTTCGGCTGGCCGGCCGCGGTCGCCGGGTTCCTCGGTGTGCACGACGCGGACGTTCTCCGGGGCACCCCGAGCGAGGTGGATCGCCGCACCGCATAG
- a CDS encoding Mov34/MPN/PAD-1 family protein, with the protein MLSIDRSIIDAIVAHARRDHPDEACGVVAGPVGSDTPTRHIPMDNAARSMTFYEFDSMEHLRVWREMDDRDEEPVVIYHSHTATEAYPSRTDVSFAGEPGAHYLLVSTREPDSEEIRSFRIVDGVVTEEPVRVVEAGVDPHAVQSYMFGQSPATVDYECSGR; encoded by the coding sequence GTGCTGAGCATCGACCGGTCGATCATCGACGCGATCGTCGCCCACGCGCGCCGGGATCACCCCGATGAGGCGTGCGGCGTGGTCGCCGGTCCCGTCGGCAGCGACACCCCGACCCGGCACATCCCGATGGACAATGCCGCGCGGTCGATGACCTTCTACGAGTTCGACTCGATGGAGCACCTGCGCGTGTGGCGGGAGATGGACGACCGGGACGAGGAGCCCGTCGTCATCTACCACTCGCACACCGCCACCGAGGCGTACCCGTCACGGACGGACGTCTCCTTCGCCGGTGAGCCGGGGGCGCACTACCTGCTCGTCTCGACCCGTGAGCCCGACTCGGAGGAGATCCGCTCGTTCCGGATCGTCGACGGCGTGGTCACCGAGGAGCCGGTCCGTGTCGTCGAGGCCGGCGTCGACCCGCACGCCGTCCAGTCCTACATGTTCGGGCAGAGCCCGGCGACTGTCGATTACGAGTGTTCCGGCCGCTGA
- a CDS encoding MBL fold metallo-hydrolase, which produces MRLTVLGSAGSFPGPESPCSAYLVEADGFRLLVDFGSGSLSSLQRYAGLHAPDAILLTHLHCDHMFDAVLYVVVRRYAPDGPYPALPVYAPAGAPDRLSAAYGDDGSVEDVYQFYALQPGTFPIGPFTITVDRVNHPVETYGVRLEHDGRSLCYSSDTAPCEALLRLAQNADVFLCEASYLDGMDNPPDLHLTGREAGEAATKAAVGRLLLTHLVPAWGSEAHTLESAASAYTGPLEVVRPGASYDV; this is translated from the coding sequence ATGCGACTGACCGTTCTGGGAAGTGCCGGCAGCTTCCCTGGCCCCGAGTCGCCCTGCTCGGCCTACCTCGTCGAGGCCGACGGCTTCCGGCTCCTGGTCGACTTCGGCTCGGGGTCGCTGTCCAGCCTCCAGCGGTACGCGGGGTTGCACGCCCCGGACGCGATCCTGCTGACCCACCTGCACTGCGACCACATGTTCGACGCCGTGCTGTACGTGGTGGTGCGCCGGTACGCCCCGGACGGCCCCTACCCGGCGCTGCCGGTGTACGCGCCCGCCGGTGCGCCGGACCGGCTCAGCGCCGCGTACGGCGACGACGGCTCGGTGGAGGACGTGTACCAGTTCTACGCGCTCCAGCCGGGCACCTTCCCGATCGGCCCGTTCACGATCACCGTCGACCGGGTCAACCACCCCGTCGAGACGTACGGCGTGCGGCTGGAACACGACGGCCGTTCGCTGTGCTACTCGTCGGACACCGCGCCCTGTGAGGCGCTGCTGCGGCTGGCCCAGAACGCCGACGTGTTCCTCTGCGAGGCCAGTTACCTCGACGGCATGGACAATCCGCCGGATCTGCACCTGACCGGTCGGGAGGCCGGCGAGGCGGCGACCAAGGCCGCGGTGGGCCGACTGCTGCTCACCCACCTGGTGCCCGCCTGGGGCAGCGAGGCGCACACGCTGGAGTCGGCCGCCTCCGCGTACACCGGCCCGCTCGAGGTGGTCCGGCCCGGCGCCAGCTACGACGTCTGA
- a CDS encoding glycosyltransferase family 4 protein, giving the protein MRIAIVTESFPPDVNGVAHSVVRTAEHLLDRGHEPVVIAPSPPGGRQGIERLPYPVVRIPSVPLPRYQGFRLGLPTNARLTGALLSAEPDVVHLASPFVLGARAATLASRHGLPTVAVYQTDVAAYARAYRVSWGEAAAWRRIREIHNSAQRTLAPSTRAAADLIANGVQRIWLWRRGVDAVRFDPTKRCAALRDRLAPGGELLVGYVGRLAPEKRVELLAATSRLPGVRVVVAGDGPTRRQLARDLPGVTFLGVQQGEELARLYASLDLFVHTGPHETFGQTIQEALASGVPVVAPASGGPVDLVDHGVTGLLVPPNDGDALAAAVAELTGDADRRRAYGLAARVAVSRRSWGAVGDELIGHYHAVRAVAATVGLPAAS; this is encoded by the coding sequence ATGCGGATCGCCATCGTGACCGAGTCGTTCCCACCGGATGTGAACGGCGTCGCGCACTCCGTGGTGCGGACGGCGGAGCACCTGCTCGACCGGGGCCATGAGCCGGTGGTCATCGCGCCCTCCCCGCCCGGCGGTCGGCAGGGCATCGAGCGGCTGCCGTACCCGGTGGTGCGCATTCCGAGCGTGCCGCTGCCCCGCTACCAGGGTTTCCGGCTGGGCCTGCCGACCAACGCCCGACTGACCGGGGCGCTGCTGTCGGCCGAGCCGGACGTGGTCCACCTGGCCAGTCCGTTCGTCCTGGGTGCTCGGGCGGCCACGCTGGCCAGCCGGCACGGGCTGCCCACGGTGGCCGTCTACCAGACCGATGTGGCGGCGTACGCCCGGGCGTACCGGGTGAGTTGGGGCGAGGCGGCGGCCTGGCGCCGGATCCGCGAGATCCACAATTCGGCGCAGCGCACCCTCGCCCCCTCGACCCGGGCCGCCGCCGACCTGATCGCCAACGGAGTGCAGCGGATCTGGCTGTGGCGGCGCGGCGTGGACGCCGTTCGCTTCGATCCGACCAAGCGGTGCGCGGCGCTGCGGGACCGGCTGGCGCCCGGCGGTGAGCTGCTGGTCGGCTACGTCGGTCGGCTCGCGCCGGAGAAGCGGGTGGAGTTGCTGGCGGCGACGTCCCGACTTCCCGGCGTACGGGTGGTGGTGGCCGGCGACGGTCCGACCCGCCGCCAGTTGGCGCGGGACCTGCCCGGGGTGACCTTCCTGGGCGTGCAGCAGGGCGAGGAACTGGCGCGGCTCTACGCCAGCCTGGACCTGTTCGTGCACACCGGACCGCACGAGACCTTCGGCCAGACCATCCAGGAGGCGCTGGCCTCCGGGGTGCCGGTCGTGGCGCCGGCCAGCGGCGGCCCGGTCGACCTCGTCGACCACGGCGTGACCGGGCTACTGGTGCCGCCGAACGACGGCGACGCGCTCGCCGCGGCGGTGGCCGAACTGACCGGCGACGCCGACCGGCGGCGGGCCTACGGGCTGGCCGCCCGGGTCGCGGTCAGTCGCCGCAGCTGGGGGGCCGTCGGCGACGAGTTGATCGGGCACTACCACGCGGTACGCGCAGTTGCCGCCACCGTCGGCCTGCCGGCCGCGTCGTGA
- a CDS encoding LuxR C-terminal-related transcriptional regulator: protein MSRWEFVGRTDELNRLLEAVTGEAGRGLFFSGSAGIGKSRLLREGVGALPTDRFAIWSIAASATTAALPFGGLVQVLPAEQPQGLSPAGVLRWALNVLQQQAAGRRIVLAIDDAHLLDPPSAALVHLVARAENATVVGTLRDGEQIPLPIRALWTDDLVEHVELTPMPQAETTDLLAAILGGPVDAGSADRLGRLSAGNPLLLRELVHAANGSAELKRTYGIWKWTGRLELAPSLTDLIDTRVGKLTDGVRAVVELVAFGEPLGLHLLKQAADQSDVETAEERGLITVVQHDRRTNVRLAHPLYGEVMRRRCPVSRTRRLQAHLAELLEQVGKRRRDDLLRVAVWRLDSGTAQDPALLLDAAVQAFTRYDVPLATRLARAALNADGGYDAAELLATILMFADRPDEAIDVLDAVTPEPGDERRLCRWLTVRGMVSYWGLSRQSTVEEIASRVEQLSDSADRSRVHAFEAIMRLHRLDTATAVKLSRQVLDRPAAGVAARELARSTIAYVQAAQGELTRSGTAIAQVHSAAASWRTDMPYLQLALELARGTRLMLTGDLVGIDAIVADEFADLAGAGDFRLGTGYLAILQAYAARLRGQSDAAMRTSLGACAVLATSRVYAGLAQAERAQSAALRGDAAQAVAAMAEADRTHAPGMAVLYPWLEQARGASLAASGDLPGAIKHLGDLVDRLRSDGFAGHEVHVLHDLVRLDQAGMAVGPTCSDGGRRTVAQRLAELSERVDGVLPPLLARHARAAVTDSPTDLLAVADDYATLELTVYAAEATSQAVQRLRRQHSAGANDARERLAGLLGRCDLIRTPALQAGAPVLTEREWQVARLAAHGAPSRAIAERLYLSARTVENHLQRIYAKLGVTGRAELWAALRSIPGHDGGDAS, encoded by the coding sequence ATGAGTCGATGGGAGTTCGTCGGCCGCACGGATGAGCTCAACCGCCTGCTGGAGGCGGTGACCGGCGAGGCCGGCCGCGGGCTCTTCTTCAGCGGCAGCGCTGGCATCGGCAAGAGTCGGTTGCTGCGCGAGGGCGTGGGCGCGTTGCCCACCGACCGGTTCGCGATCTGGTCCATCGCCGCCAGCGCCACCACGGCGGCGCTGCCGTTCGGCGGGCTGGTCCAGGTCCTCCCCGCCGAGCAGCCCCAGGGTCTCTCCCCCGCCGGCGTGCTGCGCTGGGCGCTCAACGTGCTGCAACAGCAGGCGGCCGGCCGACGGATCGTGCTCGCCATCGACGACGCCCACCTGCTCGACCCACCCTCGGCAGCACTGGTGCACCTCGTCGCCCGCGCCGAGAACGCCACAGTGGTCGGCACCCTGCGCGACGGCGAGCAGATCCCGCTGCCGATCCGCGCACTCTGGACCGACGACCTGGTCGAGCACGTCGAGCTGACCCCGATGCCCCAGGCGGAGACCACCGACCTGCTGGCGGCGATCCTGGGCGGCCCGGTCGACGCCGGTTCCGCCGACCGGCTCGGTCGGCTGTCGGCCGGCAACCCGCTACTGCTTCGCGAGCTGGTGCACGCCGCCAACGGCAGCGCCGAGTTGAAGCGCACGTACGGGATCTGGAAGTGGACCGGGCGGCTGGAGCTGGCGCCCAGCCTGACCGACCTGATCGACACCCGGGTCGGCAAACTCACCGACGGCGTCCGCGCTGTCGTCGAGCTTGTCGCGTTCGGCGAACCACTGGGTCTGCACCTCCTGAAGCAGGCTGCCGACCAGTCGGACGTGGAGACCGCCGAGGAACGCGGGCTGATCACCGTGGTTCAGCACGACCGGCGCACAAACGTCCGGCTGGCGCACCCGCTGTACGGCGAGGTGATGCGCCGGCGCTGCCCGGTCAGCCGCACCCGCCGACTTCAGGCACACCTCGCCGAGCTGCTCGAACAGGTCGGCAAGCGCCGCCGCGACGACCTGCTGCGGGTGGCCGTCTGGCGACTCGACTCGGGCACCGCACAGGATCCGGCCCTGCTGCTGGACGCCGCGGTGCAGGCGTTCACCCGCTACGACGTGCCGCTGGCGACCCGCCTGGCGCGGGCCGCGCTGAACGCCGACGGCGGCTACGACGCGGCGGAGCTGCTGGCCACCATCCTGATGTTCGCCGACCGACCCGACGAGGCGATCGACGTCCTCGACGCGGTCACTCCCGAGCCGGGCGACGAGCGGCGGCTCTGCCGCTGGCTGACCGTACGCGGCATGGTCAGCTACTGGGGGCTGAGCCGGCAGTCCACGGTGGAGGAGATCGCGAGCCGGGTCGAGCAGCTCAGCGACTCCGCCGACCGGTCCCGGGTGCACGCCTTCGAGGCGATCATGCGCCTGCACCGACTGGACACGGCCACCGCTGTGAAGCTCAGCCGACAGGTTCTGGACCGGCCGGCGGCCGGCGTCGCCGCCCGCGAGCTGGCCCGTTCCACAATCGCGTACGTCCAGGCCGCACAGGGCGAGCTGACCCGCAGCGGTACGGCGATCGCCCAGGTGCACTCGGCCGCGGCGAGCTGGCGCACCGACATGCCGTACCTCCAGTTGGCCCTGGAGCTGGCCCGAGGCACCCGACTCATGCTCACCGGCGACCTGGTCGGGATCGACGCGATCGTGGCCGACGAGTTCGCCGACCTCGCCGGAGCCGGCGACTTCCGCCTCGGCACCGGCTACCTGGCCATCCTCCAGGCGTACGCGGCCCGGCTGCGCGGGCAGAGCGATGCGGCCATGCGGACCTCCCTGGGCGCCTGCGCGGTGCTCGCCACCAGTCGGGTCTACGCCGGTCTGGCCCAGGCCGAACGCGCCCAGTCGGCGGCGCTGCGCGGTGACGCCGCCCAGGCGGTCGCGGCGATGGCCGAAGCCGACCGCACCCACGCACCGGGCATGGCGGTGCTCTACCCGTGGCTGGAGCAGGCTCGGGGCGCGTCGCTCGCCGCGTCGGGTGACCTGCCGGGCGCGATCAAACACCTCGGCGACCTGGTGGATCGGCTGCGCTCGGACGGCTTCGCCGGGCACGAGGTGCACGTCCTGCACGACCTCGTCCGACTGGACCAGGCGGGCATGGCGGTCGGGCCCACCTGCTCCGACGGTGGCCGGCGCACCGTCGCGCAGCGCCTCGCCGAGCTCTCCGAGCGGGTCGACGGGGTGCTCCCGCCGCTACTGGCCCGGCACGCCCGCGCCGCGGTGACCGACTCCCCCACCGATCTGCTCGCGGTCGCCGACGACTACGCCACCCTGGAGTTGACCGTGTACGCCGCCGAGGCCACCTCCCAGGCCGTCCAGCGGTTGCGCCGCCAACACTCGGCTGGGGCCAACGACGCCCGGGAGCGCCTCGCCGGGTTGCTCGGGCGCTGTGACCTGATCCGGACGCCGGCACTCCAGGCCGGTGCGCCAGTGCTCACCGAGCGGGAGTGGCAGGTGGCCCGCCTCGCCGCGCACGGCGCCCCCAGCCGGGCCATCGCCGAACGGCTCTACCTGTCGGCGCGCACAGTGGAGAACCACCTCCAACGGATCTACGCCAAGCTCGGGGTCACCGGCCGCGCCGAGCTGTGGGCGGCGTTGCGCTCTATCCCGGGCCACGACGGCGGCGACGCGAGCTGA
- a CDS encoding nicotinate phosphoribosyltransferase: MSIHRPALLTDHYELTMVSAALKDGTADRRCVFEVFSRRLPSGRRYGVVAGTARLIELIRDFRFDPAEVEFLLRTGVVDETAAAWLTDYRFTGDVDGYAEGELFFPGSPILTVSGGFAECVVLETLALSVLNHDSAVAAAAARMVTAARGRALIEMGSRRAHEEAAVAAARAAYLAGFRFTSNLAAGARYGIPTAGTAAHAFTLLHDDERAAFASQVATLGKDTTLLVDTYDISQGIRNAIAVAGPELRAVRIDSGDLAVIAQQSRELLDSLGATETKIIVSGDLDEYAIAALAAEPVDMYGAGTAVVTGSGAPTAGLVYKLVEVEGRPVVKRSEHKATIGGRKVAVRRHKPTGTATEEVIVPQGVPDRQPNDRLLQQSYVVAGEPVRLPTLDESREHLRECLISIPWEGLKLSAGDPAVPVTVVPAG, encoded by the coding sequence GTGAGCATCCACCGCCCCGCGCTCCTGACCGACCACTACGAGCTGACCATGGTCAGCGCGGCATTGAAGGACGGCACCGCCGACCGCCGGTGTGTCTTCGAGGTGTTCAGCCGCCGGTTGCCGAGCGGCCGCCGGTACGGCGTGGTCGCCGGGACGGCCCGGCTGATCGAGTTGATCCGCGACTTCCGGTTCGACCCCGCCGAGGTCGAGTTCCTGCTCCGGACCGGGGTGGTCGACGAGACGGCGGCGGCCTGGCTTACCGACTACCGCTTCACCGGCGACGTCGACGGGTACGCCGAGGGCGAGCTGTTCTTCCCCGGTTCACCGATCCTCACCGTCTCCGGCGGTTTCGCCGAGTGTGTGGTGCTGGAGACGCTGGCGCTGTCCGTGCTCAACCACGACAGCGCGGTGGCTGCGGCGGCAGCCCGGATGGTGACAGCGGCGCGGGGCCGGGCACTTATCGAGATGGGGTCGCGGCGGGCGCACGAGGAGGCGGCGGTGGCCGCAGCGCGGGCCGCGTACCTGGCCGGGTTCCGGTTCACCTCCAACCTCGCCGCCGGTGCGCGCTACGGCATCCCGACGGCGGGCACGGCGGCGCACGCGTTCACCCTGCTGCACGACGACGAGCGCGCGGCGTTCGCCTCGCAGGTCGCCACGCTGGGCAAGGACACCACGCTTCTGGTCGACACGTACGACATCAGCCAGGGCATCCGCAACGCGATCGCGGTGGCCGGCCCGGAGCTGCGGGCGGTACGAATCGACTCCGGCGACCTCGCGGTGATCGCTCAGCAGTCCCGGGAGCTGCTCGACTCGCTGGGCGCCACCGAAACCAAGATCATCGTCTCCGGCGACCTGGACGAGTACGCGATCGCGGCGCTGGCCGCCGAACCGGTGGACATGTACGGCGCCGGCACGGCGGTGGTCACCGGCTCCGGGGCGCCGACCGCCGGGCTTGTCTACAAGCTGGTCGAGGTCGAGGGACGGCCGGTGGTGAAGCGTTCCGAGCACAAGGCGACCATCGGCGGCCGGAAGGTCGCTGTCCGCCGGCACAAGCCGACCGGCACCGCCACCGAAGAGGTCATCGTTCCGCAGGGCGTTCCGGATCGGCAGCCCAACGACCGCCTGCTCCAGCAGTCGTACGTGGTCGCCGGTGAGCCGGTGCGGCTGCCCACGCTCGACGAGTCACGGGAGCACCTGCGGGAGTGTCTGATCTCCATCCCGTGGGAGGGGCTGAAGCTCTCGGCCGGCGACCCGGCCGTGCCGGTCACCGTCGTACCCGCTGGCTGA
- a CDS encoding MoaD/ThiS family protein, translating into MAIEVRIPTILRNYTGGAKVVDGAGDTLADLLTDLDSRHGGLRGRLITDAGTLHRFVNVYVNDEDVRFLGALDAKLSDGDSVTILPAVAGGAFGFAAAAAISSHSAAAAAISSHSAAAVVAGDAVAAR; encoded by the coding sequence ATGGCTATTGAGGTTCGCATCCCCACCATCCTGCGCAACTACACCGGCGGCGCCAAGGTCGTCGACGGCGCCGGCGACACGCTCGCCGATCTGCTCACCGACCTGGATTCCCGGCACGGCGGTCTGCGCGGCCGGCTGATCACCGACGCGGGCACGCTGCACCGCTTCGTCAACGTCTACGTCAACGACGAGGACGTCCGCTTCCTCGGCGCGCTGGACGCGAAGCTCTCCGACGGCGACAGCGTCACCATCCTGCCGGCCGTGGCCGGCGGCGCGTTCGGCTTCGCCGCGGCAGCGGCGATCAGCTCGCACAGCGCCGCGGCAGCGGCGATCAGCTCACACAGCGCCGCCGCCGTGGTGGCCGGCGACGCCGTCGCGGCTCGCTGA
- a CDS encoding DUF2017 domain-containing protein: MSMFRRQAGHYVAVFAVDEVRVLRKVASEVVGLLTDGFDHTDPVVGRLFPAVYPQDAPGTAEFRRYTEGDLKTSKIDQAGAILAALPDDAGGEVRLDAEAAEAWLRALNDARLAMGVRLEIKDGTDLGEELDDAVAEDPGSSRVFQLSVYAYLGYLQESLLNALID, translated from the coding sequence ATGAGCATGTTCCGGCGCCAGGCCGGCCACTACGTCGCCGTCTTCGCCGTCGACGAGGTGCGCGTGCTGCGCAAGGTCGCCTCCGAGGTGGTGGGTCTGCTCACCGATGGCTTCGACCACACCGACCCGGTCGTCGGTCGGCTCTTTCCGGCGGTCTACCCGCAGGATGCTCCGGGCACCGCCGAGTTTCGCCGCTACACCGAGGGCGACCTGAAGACCTCGAAGATCGATCAGGCCGGGGCGATCCTGGCCGCGCTGCCGGACGACGCCGGCGGCGAGGTGCGGCTGGACGCCGAGGCCGCCGAGGCGTGGTTGCGGGCGCTGAACGACGCCCGGCTCGCGATGGGTGTCCGCCTGGAGATCAAGGACGGCACGGATCTGGGCGAGGAGCTGGACGACGCGGTCGCCGAGGACCCGGGTTCCAGCCGGGTGTTCCAGCTGTCGGTCTACGCCTATCTCGGGTATCTACAGGAGTCGCTGCTCAACGCCTTGATCGACTAG
- a CDS encoding PLP-dependent cysteine synthase family protein, with amino-acid sequence MARYDSLLDACGGTPLVGLPRLSPTVPEGAPPVRLWAKLEDRNPTGSIKDRAALFMVRAAEEAGRLRAGDTILEPTSGNTGISLAMVAKLRGYRLVCVMPENVSTERVQMLRMYGAEIIFSPAAGGSNQAVATAKQIAAEHPDWVMLYQYGNEANARAHYETTGPELLQDLPNITHFVAGLGTTGTLMGTGRYLREKVEGIQVVAAEPRYGEVVYGLRNIDEGYVPELYDASVLSRRFSVGTRDAVLRTRQLVEVEGIFAGFSTGAILHAALAVAHEAVRDGRRADVAFVVCDGGWKYLSTGAYGGTLADAEDALEGQLWA; translated from the coding sequence ATGGCGCGGTACGACAGCCTGCTCGACGCCTGCGGGGGCACGCCGCTGGTCGGCCTGCCCCGACTCTCCCCGACGGTGCCCGAGGGAGCCCCTCCGGTGCGGCTCTGGGCCAAGCTGGAGGACCGAAACCCCACCGGCAGCATCAAGGACCGCGCGGCGCTGTTCATGGTCCGGGCGGCGGAGGAGGCTGGCCGGCTCCGCGCGGGTGACACCATCCTCGAACCGACGAGTGGCAACACCGGCATCTCGTTGGCGATGGTGGCCAAGCTGCGCGGCTACCGGCTGGTCTGTGTGATGCCCGAGAACGTCTCCACCGAGCGGGTCCAGATGCTCCGGATGTACGGGGCCGAGATCATCTTCTCGCCGGCGGCGGGTGGTTCCAACCAGGCGGTCGCCACGGCCAAGCAGATCGCCGCCGAGCACCCCGACTGGGTGATGCTCTACCAGTACGGCAACGAGGCCAACGCGCGGGCGCACTACGAGACGACCGGGCCGGAGCTGCTGCAGGACCTGCCCAACATCACGCACTTCGTGGCCGGGCTCGGCACCACCGGCACCCTGATGGGCACCGGGCGTTACCTGCGGGAAAAGGTCGAGGGCATTCAGGTCGTGGCCGCCGAGCCGCGCTACGGCGAGGTGGTCTACGGCCTGCGCAACATCGACGAGGGGTACGTGCCGGAGCTCTACGACGCCTCGGTGCTCTCCCGGCGGTTCTCGGTCGGCACCCGGGACGCGGTGTTGCGTACCCGCCAGCTGGTGGAGGTGGAGGGCATCTTCGCCGGGTTCTCCACAGGTGCCATCCTGCACGCTGCGCTCGCTGTGGCGCATGAGGCGGTTCGCGACGGCCGGCGGGCCGACGTGGCCTTCGTGGTCTGCGACGGCGGATGGAAGTACCTGTCCACCGGCGCGTACGGCGGCACGCTCGCCGATGCCGAGGACGCTCTGGAGGGGCAGCTCTGGGCCTGA